GCGGCGCCACGTTACGCCTCGACTCGAACAGGCGTTGAGCGATACGCCCGTTGTCCTTCTTCATGGGGCTCGGCAAACGGGCAAGAGCACTCTCGTTCAATCGCTTGCCGAGTCGGGCTCTTTCCGCGGCCGTTACCTCACTCTTGACGATGCGACCATCCTGGCAGCCGCTTCCAGCGATCCGGACGGTTTTCTCGCCGGGCTGGAACTTCCCATCATCTTGGATGAGGTCCAGCGCGCGCCAGGATTGTTTCCTGCCATCAAGATGGCCGTTGATCGCGCGCGCAAGCCAGGATCCTTCCTCTTGACGGGCTCCGCGAACGTACTCTTCGTGCCGCGCGTCTCCGAATCGCTGGCGGGTCGCATCGAGCTGATCCCACTGATGCCGTTGTCGCAAGGCGAAATCGAGGGTCGC
This window of the Vicinamibacteria bacterium genome carries:
- a CDS encoding AAA family ATPase; its protein translation is MLRRHVTPRLEQALSDTPVVLLHGARQTGKSTLVQSLAESGSFRGRYLTLDDATILAAASSDPDGFLAGLELPIILDEVQRAPGLFPAIKMAVDRARKPGSFLLTGSANVLFVPRVSESLAGRIELIPLMPLSQGEIEGRRERFIDAAYDEEISRKRISAETRDELISRMLRGGYPEVVTRKNPDRRASWFGSYLNTILQRDVRDLSHIEGLTDLPRLLSLLAARASGLLNVSDIARLADI